The Balearica regulorum gibbericeps isolate bBalReg1 chromosome 23, bBalReg1.pri, whole genome shotgun sequence sequence CGGCGGTAGCTTATCGGAGTAGCTGCTCCCCATGGGCAGTGGTTAGAAGAGGTAGTTGGGTCAGTGTGCGGTGCTGGCGGGCACCTGCTCCCCAGCACGGGGATGGCTCACAGGCGGCTGTCCTTGCTGTCCCCGTTGAGCAGGCTCAGGGGGTTGATTTGCAGCGTGAGCCACTCATtgctgctgaggctggaggTGATGGGCAGTGTCCCCAGGAGGTCAGTGTTGAAGATGCTCAGGTCAAAGGGAGCTTTCAGGAGCTCACAGCTGGCTTTGGAGGCCAAGGGAGATCCTGGAGCCCCATAGCTCAGCTGAATGGGGGCTCGGGGCCCCAGCTGTCTGGAAAAGTCCCAGGCAGTGGGCTCCTGAGGGGCTCCCCGTGGAACGAGGTCCTGTGCGTGGCTGTGGGGATGCTCAGGAGAGGACTGCTTCAAATATCCTTTGGCCACAGCCAATTCAGAGCACTCTACATCCAGCGTGATGTCAGTGCTGCCCGTATCTTGTAGGGATCCTGTGCAGCCAGAGAAGGGCATCCCCCTGTCTGGGTCCTGCCTTGGCTCCACCGTGCCCTTGGACTGCTGCAGGTACCCACGGAACTCCACGTCTTGTTGGCCGTCCTGGCTGGCGGCGGGGGAGAGGCTGAGTTCACCTCTGTGCGGCCGCCTGGCCTCTGCGGGGCTGGTGCTCCCACTGCTGGAGGAGCACGTGGAGGGGGGGCAGGCACTCTCCAAGCCCATGCCGCTGTCATCGCCTGTGGGCAGCTGTTGCTTGTAGCCCTGGGGCTCGGGGCCCGAGGAGCAGCTCAGTTCAGAGGAGGAGGTCTGCAGGCAAATGCCGCTGTCGGTGCTGGTGCAGCTGCTGTCTCCACTCCCCATGGCCCCTGGCTCCAGCAGGCACACCTGGTCCTCGGACCATGCTGGGAGCTTCCAGcccttctccaggggctgctgggctgtgcCGGTGCTGCCGTCAGGGCCACTGTCCTGCTGGGGCTCCTTCTGGCCCAGGAACAGCTGCTGGATGGGGTCTGCATCTAGGCTTCCCGAGGATGAGGACTCCTGCTCCACCCAGAGCGAGCTCTGCTTTATGAAGGACTTCtgggaaggacaaaaaaagagggaattgagctgtgcttcctt is a genomic window containing:
- the IL10RA gene encoding interleukin-10 receptor subunit alpha, with the translated sequence MALSTTALALCMILLLALRTDGEKLARPTQVRFAAKIAHHLLQWEPGQNPPRDVRYEVEHKVYGMNFSWMAIPNCMKISEHSCDLTYYTLDPARRYYARVRAVSGNRTSPWTRTNSFSPQEASLRLSGQSLSVMGNTIHVQLQLLLRAGNLTVRYDNIQKHARLYRVHIRRAQNNQTYEVVKTTPEFNISNLFWDTEYCISVEPDVASRHTRAMHTDEQCVTIGERDRSSELILSIISSSFITLLLLSLLGALLVCIYVKKPMRPPSVLKSFIKQSSLWVEQESSSSGSLDADPIQQLFLGQKEPQQDSGPDGSTGTAQQPLEKGWKLPAWSEDQVCLLEPGAMGSGDSSCTSTDSGICLQTSSSELSCSSGPEPQGYKQQLPTGDDSGMGLESACPPSTCSSSSGSTSPAEARRPHRGELSLSPAASQDGQQDVEFRGYLQQSKGTVEPRQDPDRGMPFSGCTGSLQDTGSTDITLDVECSELAVAKGYLKQSSPEHPHSHAQDLVPRGAPQEPTAWDFSRQLGPRAPIQLSYGAPGSPLASKASCELLKAPFDLSIFNTDLLGTLPITSSLSSNEWLTLQINPLSLLNGDSKDSRL